TTGGTGATGGCTGCGTTTTTAATATGCTCGATTCCGGTTAAGCTCTGGGCGCGACGACAAAATTTGCAGGTGAGCGACGTGTTGCTTGGCTTGGCCAGCAGTGTTTGGGGCGTGTTAGCTGGGAATGTCATCGGCCCGGGCTTTGTGCTGGCACCGTTCCTGCAAGGCCGTCGCTCGCAATCTTTGCGTGGCCAGTCACGGACTCTCACACGAACTGAGTTTGTCGGCACCTTGGCGTGTATCGTGTTGGGCATGAATTGCATCAAGTTGCTGGTTTTTAGTGGCACCGCCTTGCTCACCTTCGATGGGCTGTGGTTGGGCGTTGCCTTGGGGCTGGCGACCATTCCCGGAAACTGGTTGGGTAAAACGGTGTTGCTACGCCTGAATGACGATTCACATCAACACCTAATTAACGTGATGACAATCCTGCTCAGCGCGTATTTTTTCTATCAGGCAGCATCGTAAGCTGCTACTCTCTGGCGCTGGGCGGTCGTCATACGATGTGCCCGTGCGCCGATTGATCAATTTTCTACTCTCGTTCACCGATGGATTTTAGTTACTGGTATTTTTTCCTGCTCGCGTTGTTTGGTGCTGTGGTGGCGAATTCCACTGGTGCGGGTGGCGGTGTGGTGTTTGTGCCGGCGTTTAATTTGTTGGGGTTGTCCCCTGATTCCGTGATTGCTACCAGTTTCGCGATCCAGTGCTTTGGGATGACCGCCGGTACGCTCGCGTGGTTCAAGCATGCCAAGCTGCAACAGGCGAGCAGTGCACCAAGTGTTTGGCGCGAATACTTGCCGCATATTATATGGTTCGGTTTGCCTTCTATGCTTGGTGTTGCGGCAGGTCAAATCTTGTTTGAGGCGCGTGCTGCGCATGAGGTTGTGAGTCTGTTTAAAGGCTTCTCGATTATGTTCGCGATCTCGATTTTAGCGACCACGTATTATCTTATTCGGGCGCAGAAACGGAAGCTACCGCCCGTACAGGCACAGGGATACTTCTACCTTCTGTTTATGACGGTCGGTCTCGTTGGCGGTGTGATTACCGCTTGGTTATCCATTGGCGTTGGCGAATTAGTCGCCGTGCTGCTAATTTTAATGCGATATCCGGTGCGTATGGCCGTCGGCGTCGCGGTGAGCGTTAGCGCAATGTCGGTCTGGGTCGGCGTACAAAAATACCTTTGGTTGATGCCTGCCATCGATTGGAATGTCTTGGTCTTCGCTGGCCCAGCAGCGTTGGTCGGTGGCACGCTGGCGAAGCACGTGATTGCTTGGTTTACCCCAGTGCAGCTTAAATTATTCATCGCTGCCTGGATTCTGTTTAGTGCCATTGCCATGTAGTATCAATAGCTGGGGGTACAATTGGGCTTCACGGCGGGCTGGACAGGCTCTCCATCCAGTGTTACAACGGTAGGGTTGCGATTGACTCACGCCGACCGGCCCGTAGATCGGGCTCCCTTAAAATTACACAATACATTAACTCTGCTCTGCTCCTGCCAGGGTGCTTAGAGGGAATATGGTTACGACTGCTCGCCTAAACAAAACTCGCTATGCCTCGCTGCTCGCTGCGATGATAATCCTATTGGTGCTGGGCTTGCTGGGGCAGGTGTTTTGGTTGCAGCCTGCGCTGAATCAAGCCGCGACGCGTTTGAGCGCGGGTCTGACAGAGCAAAAATTGTGGTTGAACGCCGATGTATCCGGTCGAGTAAAACGTGCGTCGCTGAAGAATTTTGTTTTACAGTTGCAGCAAGGTGGCGCGGTTGCTACTCCGCTTGATGCGGTCGAAGTGCCTGCGTTACCCAATCAGGTGCTTGCAACTGAACTCAATAATTTGGTCATTGCAATGCAGGATGGCGATGACCCTGCAATTCGTTCCGCGGTGGAAACCCTAAATGCCGGACTCTTGGCGCAATTGCAGCAAAAGCAACTTGCTCGACTGGTATTCTGGCTCGCGATTTCATTGGGTGTGGTTGGGTTAACGGCGAGGTTAGTGTTGGGTTTACGCAAGGCACTAGTGCGCTCAGAAATTATGTTGAGCGCAAGTCAGCGAGAGAACAAAACGATTTTGGAAGCCACCAAGGAAGGCTTATTTATCGTTAAACCCAATCACCAGGTCGGCTCGGTTCAGTCGCAAGCCGTGCAGACGTTGTTTGGAATCGATGAGCCAATTCGTGGCGACTTTTTTGAATTTTTAAAGCGATTGATTAGTTTCGATGACCTGAATGAAGTTCGTGCCCATGTTACCGCCAAGCTGGCGGGTAGCCGGGTCGAGAGCAGTACCGTCGCGTCTCAGGCTTTGAATGAGATTGAAATCGTCACCGAGAATAATAAGGGCTACGTGAAGCGCAAGTACCTGAGCTTTGAATTTGCTCGCAACGAACAAAATCCTGCTGCAGGTTTGTTGGTGACCGTGTCGGACGTTACGCCGCAAGCGGATCTCAAGCGAGAGTTGAAAGAACTCAGCCGCCAAAATGACGAGCGGTTTCAGTTGTTGCTGGGCAGTGTTGCAACGCAGACTGCTGAGACCAAATCATTTTTCCTACAAACGCATCAGCATTTGAAGGCAATTAACGATGCATTGCGAAACTCAGATCAGCTTCATGCCTCACATGAGGGCAAAATGCAGGAAATTAAAACGGCAGTGAATGCGCTTAAGCAACAAGCGGCAGAGGTTGGTAACGTGCTTTTAGAGACTTCGGCACAGGCGTTTGAGGTAAAAGTTGATGTTCTGTTGGAGGCGTCAGAAGTCAGTTCTGAGCAGATCGTGAACCTCGGCGCGCCACTAAAGCAAATGATCGCCGAGTTGGATATCCTTGAGAAATTGTCGGCAAGACTCGGTGTTAGACAAGCAACGACACCAGCTTTGTCAGTAGTCAGTCAGCCACAGGGAGTGCCGAGTAACGCAAGAACTTCCAAGAACGATGAACTGTCTCACTTTGCTCAAGCGTTTGCTGCGAGTCAGCAAAAGCAGGCATCGTTGGTACTGTCTGGGTTCGATGAAGATGTTTTTCAGCCTCAGTATAAGCCTGAGTTGATTAAATTATTTCAGCAGTTGGTCGAAAATGCGGTGATGCACAGTTTGGAAGTTCCCAATGAGCGTCTTCGTGCAGGTAAGGCCGCCACGGGCGTTGTCACCATACAGCGACACGACTCGAGCCAGTCGGAGGTGCGCTTTTCGGTGCAGGATGACGGTGCGGGCATCGATTTTGATGCAATCAAACAGGCAGCGGTGTCGCGTGGCATTCTGACAAAAGAGGTAAGTGAACGTTTATCTAAAAATGAGCTAGTGCGCCTGGTGTTTATTTCCGGGTTCTCGACGGCAGCCACGCAAGCCGATGAGCCGGAGCAGGGCATGGGCCTGGAGCGCGTAAAAGCGGCCTTGACTGAGATGGGTGGTAAGATTGGTATCGGGTCGCCAGATGGTGTTAGGGCGCAATTTATGATCAGCCTTCCGACATCCGTGTTGAGATCTTCCAGTACTGCACAGCAGCCGGCTAGCGTGTAATTAGGCCATGCAATGGCTGACGATGTCGGCCGAAGCGACTATAATTGCGCTTTGAATTGCCCTCGGCCAACTTATGAAGCTTTATCAGTACCCAAAGTGCTCGACCTGTCGCAACGCGGTTAAATTTCTGCGTGCGCATACTGTCGAGTTTCAATCGATCGATATTACCCTACAACCACCAACAGTGGATGAGCTACGTACCATGCTGGCGGCGTACGGCGGAGAAATTGGGCGTTTATTTAATCGTTCCGGAGTTCGGTACCGTGAACTGAAATTAAAGGATTCACTGCCAACCATGTCTGAAGCGGAGGCGTTGGCATTGCTGGCGAGTGACGGAAAGTTGATTAAAAGGCCATTTCTGGTTGGCACAACAGGTCCTTCTTTGGTGGGCTTTAAGGCGGACGAGTGGCAGGCGGTGGTGTGATGCGGTATGTAGATTGTTTTAATGGCGATGCCGATGGCATTTGTGCGTTGACGCAGTTGCGTCTGCATCAACCAGTCGAGTCAGAACTGGTGACTGGTGTTAAACGTGACATTAAACTATTGGAGCGGATCAAGGTTCAACAAGGGGATTTAGTTACCGTGTTGGATATCTCCTTGGATAAAAACCGGTTCGAGCTTGAAAGAGTGCTTGGCTCGGGTGCGACTGTATTTTACTGCGATCATCATTTTGCCGGCGAGATACCAGATCACCCAAAGCTCACGACCTTGATTAATACAACGCCCGACGTTTGCACCAGCCTACTGATAAATCAGCAATTGAAGGGGCGCTACTTGGCCTGGGCTGTGGTGGGCACCTTTGGGGATAACTTACTAAAATCTGCTCGTGGTCTTGCGAAACCCCTGGACCTCACCGATGCTCAGCTAAACGAGCTGGAGTTGCTGGGTATCTACCTGAATTACAATGGGTACGGTGCCGGGCTTGAGGATTTGTATTTTGATCCAGCAGTTTTGGCTCAGCGTACCATGCAGTTCGCCTCGCCGTTTGA
The sequence above is a segment of the Arenicella chitinivorans genome. Coding sequences within it:
- a CDS encoding sulfite exporter TauE/SafE family protein → MSALDLNAAMTAGLMVAAFVTAVVHGATGMAGGILLAAVLTHVVGIKNAIPLTTCALIISHSSRVWLHRHEIDWQSVRLVGLFAAPGILFGAWLFVGLSATTVALVMAAFLICSIPVKLWARRQNLQVSDVLLGLASSVWGVLAGNVIGPGFVLAPFLQGRRSQSLRGQSRTLTRTEFVGTLACIVLGMNCIKLLVFSGTALLTFDGLWLGVALGLATIPGNWLGKTVLLRLNDDSHQHLINVMTILLSAYFFYQAAS
- a CDS encoding sulfite exporter TauE/SafE family protein, encoding MDFSYWYFFLLALFGAVVANSTGAGGGVVFVPAFNLLGLSPDSVIATSFAIQCFGMTAGTLAWFKHAKLQQASSAPSVWREYLPHIIWFGLPSMLGVAAGQILFEARAAHEVVSLFKGFSIMFAISILATTYYLIRAQKRKLPPVQAQGYFYLLFMTVGLVGGVITAWLSIGVGELVAVLLILMRYPVRMAVGVAVSVSAMSVWVGVQKYLWLMPAIDWNVLVFAGPAALVGGTLAKHVIAWFTPVQLKLFIAAWILFSAIAM
- a CDS encoding ATP-binding protein; amino-acid sequence: MVTTARLNKTRYASLLAAMIILLVLGLLGQVFWLQPALNQAATRLSAGLTEQKLWLNADVSGRVKRASLKNFVLQLQQGGAVATPLDAVEVPALPNQVLATELNNLVIAMQDGDDPAIRSAVETLNAGLLAQLQQKQLARLVFWLAISLGVVGLTARLVLGLRKALVRSEIMLSASQRENKTILEATKEGLFIVKPNHQVGSVQSQAVQTLFGIDEPIRGDFFEFLKRLISFDDLNEVRAHVTAKLAGSRVESSTVASQALNEIEIVTENNKGYVKRKYLSFEFARNEQNPAAGLLVTVSDVTPQADLKRELKELSRQNDERFQLLLGSVATQTAETKSFFLQTHQHLKAINDALRNSDQLHASHEGKMQEIKTAVNALKQQAAEVGNVLLETSAQAFEVKVDVLLEASEVSSEQIVNLGAPLKQMIAELDILEKLSARLGVRQATTPALSVVSQPQGVPSNARTSKNDELSHFAQAFAASQQKQASLVLSGFDEDVFQPQYKPELIKLFQQLVENAVMHSLEVPNERLRAGKAATGVVTIQRHDSSQSEVRFSVQDDGAGIDFDAIKQAAVSRGILTKEVSERLSKNELVRLVFISGFSTAATQADEPEQGMGLERVKAALTEMGGKIGIGSPDGVRAQFMISLPTSVLRSSSTAQQPASV
- a CDS encoding arsenate reductase family protein, with amino-acid sequence MKLYQYPKCSTCRNAVKFLRAHTVEFQSIDITLQPPTVDELRTMLAAYGGEIGRLFNRSGVRYRELKLKDSLPTMSEAEALALLASDGKLIKRPFLVGTTGPSLVGFKADEWQAVV
- a CDS encoding DHH family phosphoesterase; amino-acid sequence: MRYVDCFNGDADGICALTQLRLHQPVESELVTGVKRDIKLLERIKVQQGDLVTVLDISLDKNRFELERVLGSGATVFYCDHHFAGEIPDHPKLTTLINTTPDVCTSLLINQQLKGRYLAWAVVGTFGDNLLKSARGLAKPLDLTDAQLNELELLGIYLNYNGYGAGLEDLYFDPAVLAQRTMQFASPFEFMLEDPETFGTLKHGYHSDMNHAAAMTPHHRSAEAEIYILPNEAWARRVSGVFGNDLANRAPDRAHAVLTERSDGQFLVSVRAPLNNKQHADVVCRQFATGGGRAAAAGINQLPASELTQFISVLCETYR